One window from the genome of Pyrobaculum ferrireducens encodes:
- a CDS encoding aldehyde dehydrogenase family protein, protein MSKLLVINPATEEVIAELPQATAEEIRATIDAAYEAFLKWSETPLRDRAKLLYKVADLLEKSQEELLKTLVAESGKPIRDARAEMVRAISIIRASAEEARYVLEGVVPRVDAYEYPPGNENRLVAIVREPIGVVGGAQSYNNPASTFAHKVAPVVAAGNTVVIKPSSYTPLTALKMAEIFAKAGFPSGVVNVVVGSGEEVFNEFIDSPKVAAINFTGSTAVGLQVAAKAAGRGKKFMVAPGGSDPALVFPDADLERAATIIARARFENAGQNCNATKRVFVHRSVYDTFVKLLLEKVAALKVGDPMDESVDMGPLVSDKMVKSMEKFTNDAVAKGGKVLIGGRRMNRRGYFYEPTVIAFEKDTDALVLREEVFGPVLPVVPFDTEEEAVAYANATQYGLQAAVYTSDYRRAFRIARAIKAGAVMINDSTRVRFDALPYGGVKMSGFGWREGVRSTMYYFTEPKYYVLNTA, encoded by the coding sequence ATGTCTAAACTCCTCGTCATAAACCCAGCCACAGAAGAGGTAATTGCAGAACTACCACAGGCCACCGCGGAGGAGATCAGAGCAACCATAGACGCGGCGTACGAAGCCTTCCTCAAGTGGTCAGAGACGCCCCTGAGAGATAGGGCCAAGTTGCTGTACAAGGTGGCGGATCTCCTAGAGAAAAGTCAAGAGGAGCTACTCAAGACGCTGGTGGCCGAGTCTGGGAAGCCAATAAGAGACGCCAGGGCCGAGATGGTGAGGGCCATATCGATAATTAGGGCCAGCGCCGAGGAGGCGAGATACGTGCTAGAGGGCGTGGTGCCCCGGGTAGACGCCTATGAATACCCACCCGGTAATGAAAACCGCCTAGTTGCAATCGTCAGGGAGCCCATCGGCGTCGTGGGTGGAGCCCAGAGCTACAACAACCCAGCCTCCACATTTGCCCACAAGGTGGCTCCCGTCGTCGCGGCGGGTAACACAGTGGTGATCAAACCCTCGTCCTACACCCCCCTAACAGCGTTGAAAATGGCCGAGATCTTCGCCAAGGCTGGGTTCCCCAGCGGCGTGGTAAACGTAGTGGTGGGGAGCGGCGAGGAGGTATTCAACGAGTTTATAGACAGCCCCAAGGTGGCCGCCATAAACTTCACAGGGAGCACCGCGGTGGGGCTCCAGGTGGCGGCAAAGGCCGCGGGGAGAGGCAAGAAGTTCATGGTGGCCCCCGGCGGCTCAGACCCGGCGCTGGTCTTTCCAGACGCAGATCTCGAGCGGGCGGCGACCATCATCGCAAGGGCGAGGTTTGAAAACGCTGGGCAGAACTGCAACGCCACGAAGAGGGTCTTCGTCCACAGAAGCGTGTACGACACCTTTGTAAAACTCCTACTGGAGAAGGTAGCCGCCTTGAAGGTGGGCGACCCCATGGACGAGTCTGTGGACATGGGGCCCCTGGTTTCGGACAAGATGGTGAAGTCTATGGAGAAGTTTACCAACGACGCCGTGGCCAAGGGCGGCAAGGTGCTGATAGGCGGCAGGCGGATGAACAGGCGGGGCTATTTCTACGAGCCCACGGTAATCGCCTTTGAGAAGGATACAGACGCCCTCGTGCTGAGGGAAGAGGTTTTCGGGCCTGTCCTGCCGGTGGTGCCCTTCGACACGGAGGAGGAGGCCGTGGCCTACGCCAACGCCACGCAGTACGGCCTGCAGGCGGCGGTGTACACCAGCGACTACAGAAGGGCGTTTAGAATAGCACGCGCCATCAAGGCTGGGGCCGTCATGATAAACGACTCCACGAGGGTGCGCTTCGACGCGTTGCCCTACGGCGGGGTTAAGATGTCGGGCTTCGGCTGGAGAGAAGGCGTTAGGTCCACCATGTACTACTTCACAGAGCCCAAGTACTACGTCTTAAACACCGCGTAG